The Andrena cerasifolii isolate SP2316 chromosome 14, iyAndCera1_principal, whole genome shotgun sequence genome contains the following window.
GGGGTAGGTTATCCtgaacagcccaaaatcaggcccttcaaacgcacattctgaagtaatagaTGAATATAGTTTCTTAGAAtagatgtttctgattttttcctttttttgtaggaaaaatatttatcttttttttaaagaatgtatattgaaaatgtgctcccaatacatggaggggaatagtttccagcagctctctgtaaattttcattcaaatcgttggagcggttttcgagattttatgttcaccgttttggaaaacgtagtttctgggaaatcgcgtttaaagttcgacatcgttatccgatctcatgtgcaggctcgtacattttttactgtaattccttcaatttttagaatttcggggcccggttgcgcttaaaatacgtagaaacgGTGTAGCtggcggaatatgcaaacatcctaaaaaccaattttcgaaacttttgagggtaacctacccccttaaaagggACGATCGACAAACATTGTTTATACGAACATATAATTTTCTCAACAGCCGCGAGACAGCGATCCAGGCTATAGAGGCGAAACTAAAATTAATGAACGAATCTGAGGAAGAATTTGAACTAAATAAACCTTTGAATGGATCGCCCATAATACAGTTATATCAAAAACCAGAAAATCCAAAACCGTCCACGTCGACTCGTTATAATCGAAATCATTATCACAGTAATAAGCCGTATAACCGTTACAAGCCGAGGAGATAACTCGAAccctttttctttaatttcatagTGTTGTGATTAAGGATAAATCTACTTTTGCAGACCAACATTTGTTCCATGACTATAGttgatatattatttatattttctatttaagtGATTTCTGTGTAACGATTAAGTTTTTTTGTACCATAAAGTCTTGTATTTTTTAGTTGATATTTATATCTGTTTTTGTACTAATCGAACATGATTCCTATAGTGGCGCACCCGCGCATCGGATACACGTGTATCTTAATTCACTGATAACGCAATGCTTAATATGTACATTAACGTACGTGTATTTTCATAATCTATGATATCTTTTTATAATAAACAGATACATActttaaatatgtattttaaaataacGCAGAATACGATGGTCCTTTTATTCGAAAGTATCGGTACGCATCTGTATAAAGGGTATGTGATCGAATAAGACAAGTGCGATTactatacaattatttttattatatacacagtacgatattaaaaatatacttatatttAATCATTAGCATTCTTCATTTTTCCACGCATATGGAACGGCAAAGGTACTACGCCAGGGCAAGGTATTTGACCAGGAATTACGCATATACAGCTCCTCGGGCAGCCGACGCCGAAATTTGCGGggttgtctttcttttctaatCTGATACTTTCCTGCTTCAAAACTTCTTTAGGTTTACCGACTACTTTTACGAGGTGATCTACTATATCTTCGTTTTCTTGATTATCTATGTCGATTAACATAGATTTCCCATCATCTACGTAAAAGTGAAAGAGCAATTTTATGTGAAGAATTAAATGTTCCGTTATTTGCTTGATTATTATCTTTCTAACATTATACGacatatataataaaatttcgtGCTGGACAAAGCAGTTAATATAAATCTTCTGTACGTACCATAATAACATTTAATGAAAGGCGTTggtgttaaatttttaaacgtAACGACTTGCACCTCtggatttttatatttcacttgTGGTAGATTCCAGAATACGAAGTCCCTAAACATAAATCCTATTTATGTTGAATCTTGCATCGTACATTATATTAAGTTTACAGTTTAAGCGACTTAAGTACTTTTGTAAAGGTAACCTGAAACTTGCCTGGTTCCTTTATGGTTCCACCCATGCGTGTTATAATTCACAGAAAATATTTGTATGCcatcttttaaaattaatttgcccGCTTCTAAATACTTTAATGACCTACGTATAGGCCCCGGACCGATCATAAACGGCATTTTAGCTGTTTCTTAATAAAACGCGTAACAAGGGACCAAATTATGTATTGCTATTTTCGAGTCAGACGTATCTATCGatctaaaatacaaaatttctatCACAGATTTCTGAATAGAAAAGTTTGTCTTCAAAGATtccctttattttttaaatatcctcTGTTCGTCATCGTACGCTTTTAAT
Protein-coding sequences here:
- the Mrps25 gene encoding mitochondrial ribosomal protein S25, whose amino-acid sequence is MPFMIGPGPIRRSLKYLEAGKLILKDGIQIFSVNYNTHGWNHKGTRDFVFWNLPQVKYKNPEVQVVTFKNLTPTPFIKCYYDDGKSMLIDIDNQENEDIVDHLVKVVGKPKEVLKQESIRLEKKDNPANFGVGCPRSCICVIPGQIPCPGVVPLPFHMRGKMKNAND